The genomic stretch GGAACACGTTCGCGGGGATCCGCGGGTTGGCGATCGACCTCGGCGCAGACGGCGTCCGCAATCCGCCGGGCCAGCCGCCGCCCGGTCCGAATGGCTGGGTCGCCTACCCCGCAATTACGCGCGCGACTCCTTCTGGCATCGAAGGCACAACCTGCCCGGGCTGCCGCGTCGAGATCTACCTGGCCAGCCATACGCCCGGCGGGCAGACCGACTATGGCACGGCGCCCCTCGGGCCGCCGGTGACCGCCGATGCAATCGGTCGTTTCTCCGTGGCCGCGACGGTCTCGCCCGGGCAATGGCTGGTGGCGCTGGCGACCGATGCGGAGGGCAACACGAGCGAATTCAGCCGGCCGGCGCGGGTTGGGTCGGGCGCCGTTGTTTGCGGAAATGTCCAGCTCCTGCCGGGGTGGAACCATGTGGCGTACTTCGGGAGTTCGCCGCTGATCCTGGGGGATGCCTTCCCTTCTGCGCAGTCGCCCGCCGTTACGGCCATCTACAAGGCGGTCGACGGGACGCCGCAGTACCGCAGGTGGCTGGCTGCGACCCCGGCAGGCCGGACGCTGGCGGCACTCGAGCCGGGGCAGGAGTACTGGTTTCTCGCCACGACGCCGTTGACATTGCCGGGCGGCTTCTCGGTCTCGTTCCCGGTGCCGGTCACGCTGCAGCCGGGCTGGAACGATGTCGTCTACATCGGCGGGTCCGCGGACCCGCGCGATGCGCTTGCCTCGCTGGAGGGGAAGCTCCTCGAGGTCGCGAAGTGGGACGCCGCTACCCAGCGCTGGCGCCGCTTCGGCGACGGCACGGCACCCGCCTGGACGGCGGGCTTCGACCTCGTGGAGGCGTGCGCAACCTACCAGGTGCAGGTCAGCGAGGCGGTCACCCTGCAGCCGCTCCAGCCGTGACCGCGGCTGCGTATACTCTCGCGCCATGACTATCGAGATTCGCCCCTGCGCCGACCGGGATGAGCTGCGCGAATACGGCCGCATCGTTTCCTACGTGTTCGCCAGCGAGGAAGGGATGGACGACGAACTCGCAGCCACGCAGCCGGAATGGACGGTGTGCGCGTTCGTCGACGGGAAGATGGCTTCGACCCTTGGCGTCTGGCCGTTTACGGTCCGGCT from Tepidiforma thermophila encodes the following:
- a CDS encoding right-handed parallel beta-helix repeat-containing protein: MSARFGLLLFVVTLAAVITGGGGWPPAARAAGIVTVTSTADTAGTCPHPGNCTLRAAIAAVNSGGASTIRFDPAIFPAAAPAVISVGSSPLPPLTADGATIDGSGSGVILRSASASLAVPHDGLRVTGPGATIRGLTFEGFSGACLQAEGANATVGSPAAPNRFHDCGVAIRVAGTAGTVAGNDISADPASLPDAIGILVSGSNVTIGGAGAARNAVEGTAVGIRVSGNTVPVANAVIEGNSFRAVSGPCVELLAGSSGTTVRGNAFEDCGSGIVVDPVTEPAPVDGNSFTGNTFAGIRGLAIDLGADGVRNPPGQPPPGPNGWVAYPAITRATPSGIEGTTCPGCRVEIYLASHTPGGQTDYGTAPLGPPVTADAIGRFSVAATVSPGQWLVALATDAEGNTSEFSRPARVGSGAVVCGNVQLLPGWNHVAYFGSSPLILGDAFPSAQSPAVTAIYKAVDGTPQYRRWLAATPAGRTLAALEPGQEYWFLATTPLTLPGGFSVSFPVPVTLQPGWNDVVYIGGSADPRDALASLEGKLLEVAKWDAATQRWRRFGDGTAPAWTAGFDLVEACATYQVQVSEAVTLQPLQP